GGCGAGGTCCTGCCCTTCGAAGAGCGCCAGCCCGGTGGTGGGCCGGAGAAGGGTGGCGAACACCCGCAGCAGCGTCGTCTTGCCGGCGCCGTTGGGTCCGAAGAGCGCCAGGCTTTCTCCGCGGCGAATGGAGATCGCGACCGATCGGAGGGCCGCCCGCGAGCCGAAGCTCACGCCGAGCGCCCGGGCCTCCAGGAAAGGGTCGGGTATCAACGACGGGTCTTCCGGGGCCGTGACGCCGAGGCCCCTTCGGTTCCCAGGCGCTCCTCGAGGACGTCGATCTGGCGGAGAATCTCCGCGGCCTCGCCCTGATAGCGCACCTTCAGATCGTGATAATCCTTCTCGGCCATCTTCCCCATGCTGAAATCGAACTCGAGGTCCCGCAGGGTCTCGTACGCCACCTCGCGGAGCGCGTGGAGATCGCTCAATTCCCCCGCCAGGGCGTATTCTCCCGACCGGAAATCCTCGGGGCGCATCAGGGGAAAGGCGATCCATAGGCCGAATCCGAAGAGCAGCGCCAGGAAGCCGAGAATGGCCATCTCAGGGCTCCGTCCGGTCCATCTCCTCCTGGACCCTCCGCAGGAACGAGGGATCGGGAGGCTGGGCGCCGCCGGCGCCCAGCGGAGGAACCAGAGGGGCCTCGCTCCACGGCACCTTCGCCCAGCGCCGCAGAATCAGCACGAGAAGCGTGCCCCCCAGCAGGACCGCTCCGAAGGGCAGGAGCCATCCGACGAGATTGAAGCCTTCCGGCTTCGGCGCGGCCAGAATCTGCTCGCCAAAATCATCCACGTACGCCTGCAGCACCTGTTCGGGGGTCTGTCCCCCGGCGAGGCGGGCGGCGACTTCGGCCCGGACGCGGTCGGCCTTCCCACAGGTGCACTCCTTGATCGTCAGATTACTGCACCCGCAGTCGCAGATGATCCGGCCGGTCACCGCCTCCAGATCCTTCGAGGAGGGCACGACGCCGGCGCCGGCGCCGGCGGGCGCCAGGCAAGCGGCGAGCAGGAGGATCCGCGCGATCCTCCGGGCGACCCTAGCCAAGGCTCCGCTCCTCGATCAGCCGGGCGTGCGCCAGCAGAGCCCGCTCCCGCCGATCCGGCCAGACGGCGATGTGCGCGCCGAGGAAGATCACGATCCAGCCG
This genomic interval from Candidatus Polarisedimenticolia bacterium contains the following:
- a CDS encoding cytochrome c-type biogenesis protein CcmH encodes the protein MARVARRIARILLLAACLAPAGAGAGVVPSSKDLEAVTGRIICDCGCSNLTIKECTCGKADRVRAEVAARLAGGQTPEQVLQAYVDDFGEQILAAPKPEGFNLVGWLLPFGAVLLGGTLLVLILRRWAKVPWSEAPLVPPLGAGGAQPPDPSFLRRVQEEMDRTEP